The following are encoded in a window of Sphingopyxis sp. FD7 genomic DNA:
- a CDS encoding IS6 family transposase: protein MNDFKGRHFTGEVILWAVRWYCRYGISYRDLEEMLSERGIDVDHTTIYRWVQRYAPEMEKRLRWFWRRGFDPSWRLDETYVKVRGKWTYLYRAVDKRGDTIDFYLSSTRSAKAAKRFLGKALRGLKDWEKPAKLNTDKAPSYGAAIAELKREGKLAAETEHRQVKYLNNVLEADHGKLKMLIKPVRGFKSMPTAYATIKGFEVMRALRKGQAQAWCLQPGIMGEVRLVERAFGIGPSALTETMIMLNKHFANAA, encoded by the coding sequence ATGAACGATTTCAAAGGACGGCATTTTACCGGCGAGGTCATCCTATGGGCGGTGCGCTGGTATTGTCGATACGGCATCAGCTACCGTGATCTCGAGGAAATGCTGTCCGAGCGTGGGATCGATGTCGATCATACGACGATCTATCGCTGGGTGCAGCGCTACGCGCCGGAGATGGAGAAGCGTCTCCGCTGGTTCTGGCGGCGCGGCTTTGATCCGAGCTGGCGTCTGGATGAGACCTACGTAAAGGTGCGGGGCAAATGGACCTACCTGTACCGGGCGGTCGACAAACGGGGCGACACGATTGATTTCTATCTGTCATCGACACGCAGCGCCAAAGCGGCGAAGCGCTTTCTGGGCAAAGCTCTTCGTGGCCTGAAGGACTGGGAAAAGCCGGCCAAACTCAATACCGACAAGGCACCCAGCTACGGCGCAGCAATCGCTGAGCTGAAACGCGAAGGCAAACTGGCGGCGGAAACCGAGCACCGGCAGGTGAAATATCTGAACAACGTGCTCGAGGCCGACCACGGCAAGCTGAAGATGCTGATCAAGCCGGTACGTGGCTTCAAGTCGATGCCAACGGCCTACGCCACGATCAAGGGCTTCGAGGTCATGCGCGCCCTACGCAAAGGACAGGCCCAGGCATGGTGCCTGCAGCCAGGTATCATGGGGGAGGTGCGCCTGGTTGAAAGAGCATTCGGAATTGGACCCTCGGCCCTGACCGAAACCATGATTATGCTCAATAAGCATTTCGCCAATGCTGCCTAA